The following coding sequences lie in one Candidatus Neptunochlamydia sp. REUL1 genomic window:
- a CDS encoding UDP-N-acetylmuramoyl-tripeptide--D-alanyl-D-alanine ligase, with translation MRKKLKEIGPFFGQRIKRDEVIVHASFDSRNVQKGTLFFALTGETVDGHNYLEEAAKKGAIAAVVSNSYQGGDFGLVLIPVPSVKRALQDLAQEVFQEKSPLVIGVTGTVGKTTTKEFLATLLAEKFRVIKNPGSLNSQVGLPLTILNWEGQEEIFVLEMGMSEKGELSRLVEIAPPHLGVLTKISLAHSAFFNKIEEIAEAKCELFESKRVERGFFHLDTKAFQSVRLLNVAKTWFDYEDPRADVTLREVESPFEERHLQENFLAAASVALHLGMSREEIEEGAKKLSPFDHRFQKVEKGGALFVDDSYNASPLAMKAALSSLPKGKRRIGFLGAMKELGVFEVSSHREVAEHALPLLDHLICIGEECVPMIEVFEKGGKTVEYFKEKEGAVKRLKEVVVEGDVVLLKGSNSFKLWTTLEEF, from the coding sequence ATGCGAAAAAAACTCAAAGAAATCGGACCATTTTTTGGTCAACGCATCAAACGGGATGAGGTTATTGTTCATGCATCGTTTGATAGTCGCAATGTGCAGAAAGGGACTCTCTTTTTTGCACTCACTGGAGAGACCGTTGATGGTCATAACTATTTGGAAGAGGCTGCAAAAAAAGGGGCGATTGCTGCAGTTGTTTCAAATAGCTACCAAGGCGGCGATTTTGGCTTAGTTTTGATTCCTGTACCCAGTGTGAAACGAGCGCTTCAAGATTTGGCTCAAGAGGTGTTTCAAGAAAAAAGCCCTCTAGTCATTGGAGTTACTGGGACCGTAGGGAAAACAACAACTAAAGAGTTTCTTGCGACCCTTTTAGCAGAAAAGTTTCGAGTCATAAAAAATCCTGGGAGTTTAAACTCCCAAGTGGGATTGCCCCTAACAATACTGAACTGGGAAGGACAGGAAGAAATTTTTGTTTTAGAGATGGGAATGAGTGAAAAAGGGGAGCTGAGTCGTTTAGTAGAAATCGCTCCGCCTCACCTTGGTGTGTTAACGAAGATTTCGCTTGCTCATTCTGCTTTCTTTAACAAGATTGAGGAGATTGCTGAGGCTAAGTGTGAGCTTTTTGAATCTAAAAGGGTAGAGAGAGGGTTCTTTCATTTAGATACAAAAGCGTTTCAGTCGGTGCGTTTACTAAATGTTGCAAAGACGTGGTTTGATTATGAAGATCCCAGGGCTGATGTGACATTAAGAGAGGTGGAATCCCCGTTTGAAGAGAGGCATCTACAGGAAAATTTTTTAGCGGCAGCAAGTGTTGCGCTTCATCTAGGGATGTCTCGAGAAGAAATTGAAGAGGGAGCGAAAAAACTAAGTCCTTTTGATCATCGCTTTCAAAAGGTGGAAAAGGGAGGAGCTTTATTTGTGGATGACTCTTACAACGCATCTCCTTTAGCTATGAAAGCAGCCCTTTCAAGTCTTCCTAAAGGAAAAAGAAGGATTGGATTTTTAGGAGCGATGAAAGAGTTAGGAGTTTTTGAAGTGTCAAGTCATCGAGAAGTCGCTGAGCATGCCCTTCCCCTTTTAGATCACCTGATTTGTATTGGTGAGGAGTGTGTTCCAATGATTGAAGTATTTGAAAAAGGAGGGAAAACGGTCGAATATTTTAAAGAAAAAGAGGGGGCTGTTAAACGTTTAAAGGAAGTCGTGGTAGAAGGGGATGTTGTATTATTAAAAGGGTCCAATTCCTTTAAGCTTTGGACGACGCTCGAGGAGTTTTAA